The genomic segment ATCGCCGCCGACTTCGGTACGGCCCCGGAGACCGTGCTCGAAATCCCGCACAGCGCTGTCACCCGGACGGCGAGCGGGAAGCCGGCCCGGACGTTCATGGCCGCGCAGTTGGAGAAGTCCCTGCCCGGGTGACGGCTGCGGGTACGTCCTGCCCGCGTGCGCCGACGGGCCCGGGAACGGCCGATCTTCTCCGGACCGACCGGGAGCACCGGCCTGCTCGTCGGCATGTCCGTCGGCGTGCCGGGGACACGGTGCCCCCGCCGCTCGTACGTACTCGTTCGTATGCCTCGCGTTCATCCTCGCCGCGCTTCACGCGCGGCTGATCTGGTGTGCGCCCGAGGCGGCGGGCCGGTCGCGGACGTGGGGTGCGGGACAGGCAGGATTGCAGGCCACTTGAGGGAGCTGGGCCTGGACGCGTTCGGCATCGATCTGGCACCGGGGATGATCGATGTGGCCCGTCGCCATCACCCTGGGGTGCGGTTCGACGTCGGTTCCATGACGGACCTGACCTTGGGCGACGCCTCGGTGACCGGGCTGGTCGCTTGGTACTCACTGATCCACGTTCCTGACGACGGAATCAGCTCGGTCCTTGCGCATTTCCGTCGAGTGCTTCGGCCCGGTGCGCCGTTACTGCTCAGTTTCCGTGTCGGCGACGAGCCGCGGTTGAAGACTGAGGGCTATGGCGGGCACCCGATGAAGGTCTGTGTCCACCGCCGTCAGCACCGCCGGACGATTGAGTGGCTTGACGAAGCCGGCTTCGCCGTCGAGACGCACAAGACTCTCACCTCTGCCGAGAGCGAGCTTGGAGGGATCGTCCTCGCGCGTCGTCGGCCCTGATCGGCTCCGCCAGTCGCGCGGCGGAGCCGATCAGGTGATCCGGGCATGGGCGGCCCGGGGCGCCGGAGCCGTTTGCGGTGGAGCGCGTCCGCGTGGCGGCGGAGCGCGGCCTTCCCGGCCGGGGAGGCGGACGGGTGCCGGGGCTCAGTCGGTGTCGATACCGCGCGCGGTGAAGACCCGCGCCGCGTCCGGCACCGCCAGGACGCCGTCCTCCACGAAGGTGACCTCCCGCAGGTTGGGCAGCAGGGCGAGGTCGTTGAGCGAGCGGACGTCGAACAGGTCGTCCTCGCCGTCCCAGGCGGGGGCGCAGTGCCGGAAGACGTCCGCCCCGGCGTCGAAGCACAGCTCCTCGACGCGGGCGAGCAGTTCGGCCGGAATCTCCAGGGCCTCGAAATGGGCCCGGGACTCCGGCAGCACCTCCGCGTGGAGGCGGTTCTCCAGGACGTAGGACGCGGGGTCGCCGATCCCCCGCTCGGCCAGCCGCGCGGGCAGGTCGTAGACCGGGAGAAGCGGCTCGGGGCCGTACATGAGCTCCTCGATGACAAGGAGCTTGAGGTTGAAGTCGCGGAACTGGCTCATGGGTCATGAGTACCACGGAGGTTCGGCAGGGGTCCTCCGCTCGGCCCCCGGCCGGGCCCGCCCCGCTCGGGCCGCCGTGGCGGTCAGCCTCCGGAGGCGCATGCCGGGGCAGACGTGGAGGCGGCGCAGCTCGAAGGCGCCGCCCAAGGGAAGCGGGGCGGGGACGTCCTGCCGGTCGTTCAGGGGAGGAAGACGTCCTGCGGGGCGAGTTCCCGAGCGAGGACCGCCGTGATCAGGGCGGGGAGCACCTGGTGGATTCCGACCGTGCGGAACGTGTGACGGAGACGGCCGGGACCGCGAAGTGGAAGAACCCGGCTCGGTGCGCGATCAGGTGGCGGCAGACCAGGGGCAAGGCCCACGAGCCGTTGAGTCGTTGTACCCGGTGTCGGCCCGGAACCGGCGGAAGTGCCCGACCGGGTCCCGGTCGAGCGATGCGGCCGGGTCATCCGGCTGCGTCGGCCAGTGCGCGGACTCCTCCACCCGCTCTCTCACGGGCCCTTCCGACGACGTGTGCGCGGGCTCCGCCAGGACTACTCGGCGTCGCGCCGCCGGCGCGCGCGCTCGAACTCAGCGGCATCCGACAGCCAGGAGCCGTGCTGTTCGAGTGCGGCGCAGCCGCCACGGACGAAGGCGCTCACCAGGTTCCGGTACCCGCCGATCCCGTCGACCAGGCTGTACTCGACCCGGTACCGCGCATCCGACCCGCCTTCGCCCTCGTGCGCCGTCGTGACCCGGGCGATGGAGTCCGCGTAGAAGTGGAGCTGAATCCCTTCGCCCCTCTCCTCGTCCTCGATGGTGAACACTTCGTTGTCCGCGGCGGAGCGATCGCCGACGAACTCCCAGAACGCCGCGCTGGCGGTGCGGGGATTGTCCGGGAGCCACTTCTTCCCGACGCCCCTGTCGTCGGTGAACGACAGGGCCGTCTTCCTCGCACTCCCGCCGAAGTCGGCGCGGTCGCCGGCAGCCTCTTCGTCCTCCATGGGCGTGCTCCTGGAGCGGTCCGCGGCCTCCGAGCACATCAGGAAGCTCACGGTGCGCACCGCGTCGACGACGAGCTCAGGGTGTGCACGGCGCACGGCCGCGTCGACCGTCGCCGCCATCCGATCCCAGTCACGCTTGTCCGTGGCGCGCTTTCCCCGGCGCGGATCGCGGCCGATCCGTATCCCGGCGCACGCCTGCTCCGCGGTGGCGATCACACACATGACCTCGGGCAGCAGCGCGGGGTCGACGGCATCGGGCATCCTCCTCGGAACCGTCGCACCGTGCAGGTACTGGCCCGTGTACATCAAAATCGCGGCGTCGAGCGGACCGGGTACCGCTCCGCGCTCGGCGCGACGGCGGTCCGCCGGGTACTCCTGAACTCGTTTCCCGTTGGACGCCTCTGTCGCCGTGCGCATCGCCGCGCAGACCTGACCGCGCTCGAGCAGACCGATGTCAGCCCCATGGGCGATGAGCCGACCCCTGTCCCACCGGATGCGCTGGAAGAGCGCGTCGACGTCCGCGCGCGCGGAGAGAAGGATCGGGTCCAGGAGCGCGACGGCAGCGCTCTCGTCGAACCGGCCCCGGGTTCCGGCGGCGTCGCACAGCGGAAGGACCGCGCTCCACAGCAGGAGGTGTCTGGCCAGGTCCTCCCGGATCACCGCGAGATGAGCTTCCCCGATCGAGAACGTGAACGTGCGAGGCTCGTGGTTGGCGTCGGCCCCGGCACCGAGCGTCAGCTTCAGCTCACCGTCCTCGCGGATCACGTGCGGGATCCAGCCGCTCCTGCGCGTGAAGACGATGTCTCTCATGGGCTCAGTCTTCCCCATCGGACGAGACTTGCGAGTCCTGCCCGCACCGATCTGACCGGCCGCTTTCGTGTACACCCACGCCTCTCGGGGCGAGCAGGCCCGGTCCCGGGCCGCCCGCCGGCACATCCACGGACCGCGGCCCGCGTGAGCGGGGCCCGGACGGGGCAGGAGAGCGGCCCGGGACCGAGCACGCGATCTTCCGAGGGAGTGGGGACTTTGCCGATCCTTTACGATGGGTTCTCGTCCGACCGATCCTCCCGAAAGGTGTGAGCGTCCGCCCATGGGCGAGCCTCCCAGTAGTCGACACCGCGCGATCCCCCTGTCCCTGCCCGATCATGGGACGGAGGTGAACCGATGACAGAAGTGCTTCTGCTCCTCGTGGCGGTGCTGCTCTCCCTTGCCTGCGGAGCCTTTGTCGCTGCGGAGTTCTCACTGACCACGGTCGAGCGCGGCCAGCTCGAACGGGCCGTGGAGCGAGGTGAGCGCGGCGCCGCCGGCGCCCTGAAGGCCGTACGCAGTCTCACGTTCCAGCTCTCCGGTGCCCAGCTCGGCATCACCGTGACCAACCTGGTGGTCGGCATGCTCTCCGAGCCGTCCGTCTCCGCCCTGATCCGTGGACCGGTGGAGGCGACCGGCCTTTCGCCGGGCGTGGCCTCGTCGTTGGCGCTCGTCATCGGCACGGCCCTGTCCACCGTGGTCCTGATGATCGTCGGTGAACTCGTCCCGAAGAACTGGGCGATCTCCTCGCCGCTGGCCGTCGCCAAGGCGGTCGCGACCCCGCAGCGCGCGTTCACCGCCGTCTTCCGCCCCTTCATCAGCCACCTCAACAACACCGCCAACCGGATCGTGCGCCGCTTCGGTCTGGAACCGGCCGAGGAGCTCGCCACCGCCCGCAGCCCCCAGGAGCTGGTGGCACTGGCCCGGCACTCGGCCAAGGAGGGGGCGCTGGAGGCGGACACCGCCGAGCTGTTCGTCCGCACCCTCAATCTGGCCGAGCTGACCGCGGAGAACGTGATGACCCCGCGCGTCCAGGTCACCGCCCTGGACGCGCAGGCGACGGCCGAGGACGTCGCCAACGCGACCCGGGCGACCGGGCTGTCCCGTTTCCCCGTCTACCGGGGCAGTCTCGACACCGTCGTCGGGGTCGCGCACATCAAGGACGTGCTCGCCGTGCCGGCCGAGGAGAGGTCCCGCAAACGGGTCTCGGACATGCTGCGCGAACCCGTCCTCGTCCCGGAGACGCTGACCGTGGACCGGCTGCTCGACCGGCTGTCGGGGAAGCTCGCCATGGCGGTCGTCATCGACGAGTACGGCGGTACGGCCGGGGTCGTGACGCTGGAGGACATCGTCGAGGAGGTGGTCGGCGAGGTCCGTGACGAACACGATCCGCACGAGACCCCGGACCTGGCGCCGGCCGGCGAGGACGCCGACGGACGGCATCTGTGGTCGGCGGACGGGGCCGCCCGTACCGACCAGCTCAGGGCCATCGGACTGCGCGTGCCCGACGGTCCGTACGAGACCCTCGCCGGGCTGATCGCCACCGAGGTCGGACGCATTCCCACCGTGGGTGACACGATCGAACTGGCCGAGTGGCGGATCGACGTGGTGGACGCCTCCGGACGCCGCGCCGCCCGCGCCCTGCTGCACGCACCACCGCCCGGCACCGGCACCGGCGCCGACGACTGGACGGAGCACGACCGGTGATCGCCGTCCAGCTCTTCATCGGCCTGCTGACACTGGTCGTGAACGCCTTCTTCGTCGGCGCGGAGTTCTCGTTGATCTCCGTACGCCGCAGCCAGATCGAGCCGGCCGCCGAGGCCGGGGACCGCAGGGCACGCGGCGTCATCTGGGGTCTGGAGCACGTCTCTGCCCTGCTCGCGGCGGCCCAGCTCGGCATCACGCTCTGCACGCTGGTGCTGGGCATCGTCGCCGAGCCCGCCATCGCACATCTGCTGGAGCCCGTCTTCGGCACGATCGGTGTGCCGCACGGACTGGTCCACCCCATCTCGTTCGTGATCGCACTGACCGCGGCGACCTATCTGCACATGCTGCTGGGCGAGATGGTCCCGAAGAACATCGCGCTGGCCGAACCGGTGCGCACCGCGCTGCTGCTCGGCCCGCCGCTGGTGGCGTTGGCGCGGGCGCTGCGGCCGGTGATCTTCGCGATCAACGCCTTCGCGAACCTGCTGCTGAAGATGTTGCGGGTGGAGACGAAGGACGAGGTGTCCGCCACCTTCTCCGACGACGAACTGGCCAGACTCGTGCGGGACGCGGGTGAGGCGGGGCTGGTCGACGACCGGGCGGCCGAACGGCTGCACCACGCCCTCGAACTGGGCCGGCGCCCGGTGCGCGACGTCGTGATGCCCGTCGGGCGTGTGACGTACGCGAGGGTCGGGACGACCCCCGAGCAGTTGGAACGGCTCTCCGCCGAGTCCGGTTTCTCGCGGTTCCCGGTGGTGGACGCCAAGGAGCGCATCCTGGGGTATCTGCATGTGAAGGACGCCCTGGACGCCACGCCGCGCGATCTCCCGTTCCCGGTGACGGCGATGCGTCCCATCGCCCGGGTCCGGGCCGCCACCCCGCTCGACGACGTGCTGACGGCCATGCGCCGCAGCCGTACGCACCTGGCGGCCGTCCTCGCCGACGACGGCAGGCTGGCGGGTCTGGTCACGATGGAGGACGTCCTGCGCGAGCTGGTGGGCCGGCCGCAGGCGCTCTGACACGGGTCGCCCCTCGCGCGGTCCCCCTCCGGCGAACCGCGCGAGGGGCTTCGGGGGGCGCACGGGCAGGACCGCACCGGCGGGGTGGCCCTCTCGTCGTTCCCTCCCGAACGCCCCTGGGCCCGCGATACGATCGCACCGCCATGGACATGAATGCCTCATACACCAGTCTCGTCACGATCGGCGACTCGTTCACCGAGGGGATGTCGGACCTGCTGCCGGACGGTTCGTACCGCGGCTGGGCCGATGTTCTCGCCGCGCGCCTCGCGGCCCGTGAGCCCGGGTTCCAGTACGCCAACCTCGCGGTACGCGGCAAGCTGATCGGCCAGATCGTCGACGACCAGGTGGGCGTGGCGGCCGCCATGCGGGCGGATGTGGTCACCCTGGTCGGCGGGCTGAACGACGCGCTGCGGCCGAAGTGCGACATGGGCATGGTGCGCGGACGCCTGGAGGAAGCCGTGGAACGGCTCGCCCCTTCGTGCGGGACGCTCGTCCTGATGCGCAGCCCGGGGCGCGACGGCTCGGTGATGGAGCGTTTCCGCCCGCGGATGGAGGAGTTGTTCTCCGTCGTCGACGACCTCGCGGGCCGGTACGGGGCGCTGGTGGTCGACCTGTACGGGGCGCCCGTGCTGGGCGATCCGCGGATGTGGGGCGTCGACCGGCTGCATCTGACGGACGAGGGGCACCGCAGGGTCGCCGAGGCCGTGTGGCAGACGCTGGGGCTGCCGCCGGAGGAGGACTGGCGGGCCCCGCTGCCGGCCGCCGTGCCGGCCAGATGGGCGACGCGACGTGCCGAGGACGTCCGTTTCGCGCGGGAACACCTGGTGCCGTGGATCGGGCGGCGGCTCACGGGCCGGTCGTCCGGCGACGGGCGCCCGGCCAAACGCGCCGAGCTGCTGCCGTACGAGGTACCGGGCCCGTAGACCCCGGCCCGCGTTCACCGTCCGGCCGCCGGACCGGTGGCCCACCCCGGCCGTCGACTCCGAAGCCGCGGCCCCGCTTCCGGACCGCATGATCCGGTCGCGCTCAGCTCGACGCTCCTTCGCGGGGTGCGGCCCGTGCGGAGTGGGTCCGGCCGGTACCGGGTGACGAGCGCCGTACCACGACACCTGATCAGAAGACGATCAAGGCATGCTCGCAAATGATCGAAGTAAGCTACTCGCGCGCAAATCTCATCGTCTCCGGGTGGCGCACCGCAGGACCGCGCTGCCCCGGTCGGCCGATCGTTCCTGCCCAGCCCGTTCGGAGCCCCATGCGTACGACACGTGTCCCCACTCCACCGCTTCCCCTCGAACTGGCCGACGGCCGCCCCGCCGCCGCTGCCTGGTCGCTCGATCCGGCGATCACACACCTGAATCACGGGTCGTTCGGGGCGGTTCCGCTCCTGGCCCAGGACGAGCAGAACCGGCTGCGCCGGCAGATGGACGCCTCCCCCGTGGAGTGGTTTCCCGCGCTGCCCCGGAGAGTCGCGGCCGCGCGGAGCGCGATCGCCGGCTTCCTACGGGTGCCCGTCGACGATCTGGCCCTCGTGCCCAACGCCAGCGCGGGGGCGAGCGTCGTCTACGCCGGAACCCCCGCGCGACCCGGCGGCGACGTCGTGGTCACCGATCACGGCTACGGCGCCGTGACCATGGGGGCCGAGCGCCTGGCCCGGCGCTGGGGCGGCCGGACACGCACGGCCCACGTGCCGCTCGACGCGGACGCCGACACCGCCTACGCATGCGTCGTCGGGGCGCTGGGAGAGGCGACCGGCCTCCTCGTCATCGACGACATCACATCCGCGACCGCCCGCCGGATGCCGGTCGCGCGGATCACCGCCGAAGCCCGCAGACGCGGCATCCCGACCCTCGTGGACGGGGCGCACGTGCCCGGACTGGCCGAAGAGCCCCTCGCCGGCCTCTCCTGCGACTTCTGGGTCGGCAATCTGCACAAGTTCGGCTGCGCCCCGCGCGGCACCGCGGCGCTGGTGGCGCGCACCGGACTGCGCGACGGCCTCCATCCGCTGATCGACTCCTGGGGAGCCCGCGAGCCGTTCCCCGACCGCTTCGACACCCAGGGGACCGTCGACGTCACCAGCTACCTCGCCACGCCCACCGCCCTCGGTTTCATCGAGGACACCTGGGGGTGGGAGGCGGCCCGCGGCTATATGCGTGAACTCGCCGACTACGCGGAGCGGATCATCGGTGCGGCGTTCTCCGACCTGACCGGGGAGAACTGCGCCGTCCGTGTGGGCATGCCGGTCAGCGCACTCCGGCTGGTGCGGATTCCCGCGCCGTTGGCCGCGACTCGCGCGGAGGCCGACGCGCTGCGGGACCGGGTGGCGCGGGAGTTGGGGGTCGCGGCGGCCTTCACCAGTTTCGGGGGCGTCGGCTATCTGCGCCTTTCGACGCATGTGTACAACACGGCCGCCGACTTCGAGCACTTCGCCGAACGCTGTGTCCCCGTGCTCGGCGCCTGGTCCCGCGACCAGGTCCGCGGTGGGCGGCCATGACATACCGGGACGCCGTCGCCCCGGGACCCTTCCGGCGTGCGGAGCGGTCCGGCCCCGTCCGGGGCCCGTCCGGCCGCTCGGGAGCCCGTCGGCGTCGACGGCGGTCCGTCACACCGCGATCACCTTGATGCCGAGGTCGGTGAGGCGGGCGGCCATGTCGGAGGGCACAGCGGAGTCGGTGACGATGACGTCGATGTCGTCGAGCCCGCAGATCCGGGCGAAGGCCCGTTTCCCCAGCTTCGACGAGTCGGTGACCACGACGACGCGCTGCGCGCGTTCGGCGAACAGCCTGCTGATGCCGGCCTCGTCCTCCTGATGGGCCATCACGCCGAGCTGGGGGTCGAGCCCGTCGATCCCCAGGACGGCCACGTCGAGCACGACCTCCTTCAGCACGCCGGCCGTCAACGGACCCACGAGCTCGTAGGTCTGGGGGCGGGCCACGCCGCCGGTGACCACGATCTTGACCTGGGGCCGCACGGCGAGTTCGCCCGCGATGTTGAGCGCGTTGGTGACGACGGTGAGCAGGGGTGCCGGGGCGTCGGCCGCGTTGCGTCGCCCTCCGCCAGCCCGCAGTGCCAGCGCTCGGGCCACTTCGGTGGTGGTCGTTCCGCCGTTGAGCCCCACGACGTCTCCCTCGCCGACGAGTTCGGCGACGGCGACGGCGATGCGCTGTTTCTCCGAGGCGTGCCGGGAGGACTTGTACCGCAGGGGCAGTTCGTAGGAGACGCCGTGCGCGATGGCACCGCCGCGCGTCCGGACGAGCATCTTCTGCTCCGCGAGTTCGTCGAAGTCCCGCCGGACGGTCGCGGGTGAGACCTCCAGGGTGGCGGCGGTCTCGTCGACCTCCAGTCTGCCCTCGGTCGCCAGCAGCTCCAGCAGCGCGTTCCACCGCTCATGTTTGGACATGTGTCGGAGCTCCTTGACCCTCGTTCCACGCACGCGAGCGCCCCAGGTGTACCTGTGGGGCGTCTCGTCGACGAGTGGGGAGCGTAACGCGTGCGCGGAGGAGCCCGCAGCTCAGGGGCTCCTCGCCCGACGGCCGCCTGCCCCGGCCCGCTGGACCGCGAGCCGCCGTTCCGCCATACTGCTCGCATCAAATATGCTCCATACTGCTTGAACAAGGCAGCGTTCGAGCATTTTCGTGCATCGAGATCAGGGTGCGCCCGTCATGGGCCCGTCCTTCCGAGGAGCCATTCCGTATGTCCACCACCGCGTCTTCCCGTACCGCCGTCGAGATCGCCTCGCAGCCGGACACCTGGCTGCGGGCCAGGGACTCACTCGATCTGTTCTCGGACGTCCTGCCGCGCCGTGGCGAGCGTGTCGCCGTGGTCGGCTGCGGAACCTCCTGGTTCATGGCCCTGGCCTACGCGGAACTCCGTGAGCGTGCCGGCCACGGTGAGACGGACGCCTTCGCCGCCTCGGAATTCCCGCACGGGCGCCGGTACGACCGCGTGCTGGCGATCAGCCGCTCCGGTACCACGACCGAGGTCCTGGAGGTCCTGGCCCGGGTCAAGGGCACCGCGCAGACCGGGGCGATCACCGCCGACGCGGAGACTCCCGTGATGCGGGCGGCCGACGGTGTCGCCGTGCTCGACTTCGCCGACGAGGAGTCGGTGGTGCAGACCCGGTTCGCCACCACCACTCTGGCCTTGCTGCGCGCCCACCTGGAGGCGTCCGGAGCGCTGCCGGACGGTGTGCGTCCGATCGAGCGGGCGGCGGCCGACGCCCGGCGGGCGATCGCGGTGGACCTGGACGCCGCGGTGAGCGCTGCCGAGCAGTTCACCTTCCTCGGCAGCGGCTGGACCTACGGCCTGGCGCTGGAGGCGGGCCTGAAGATGCGCGAGGCCGCGGGGGCGTGGACCGAGGCGTACCCGGCCATGGAATACCGGCACGGCCCCATCAGCATCGCCGGTCCCGGCCGCGTCACCTGGGTCTTCGGTCCGGTCCCGTCGGGGTTGGCCGCCGAAGTCGCCCGGGTGGGAGGCACGTTCGTCGCCGGCTCCGGCAACCGCCCCGACGATCTCGACCCGCTGGCGGACCTCGTCCTGGCCCAGCGGCTGGCCGTCCGGCTCGCGGAGGCGCGGGGCTGCGACCCCGACCGCCCGCGCAACCTGACCCGTTCCGTGATCCTCGAGAGCCGCGATGCGTGACGGCACCCACGGCGCCGACTGCGTCATCGCACTGGACGTGGGCGGCACCGGCATGAAGGGGGCCCTGCTCGACCGCGACCTGAAGACGCTGAGAACCGTGCGCACGACGACACCCCGCCGGTCGGGTCCGGACGCGGTGATCGCCGGGATCGGCGCCGTTCTGCGCGACCTCGACAGGAGTGCCGCCGCGCGCGGGCTGACCGTGCGCGGAGCGGGGGTGGTGGTCCCCGGCATCGTCGACGAGGAAACCCGGACTGCCGTCCACTCGGCCAACCTCGGCTGGCGTGACCTGCCACTCGCCGCCCTGCTCGAAGACGCCTCGGGCCTGACCGTCTCACTGGGGCACGACGTACGGGCCGGCGGAGCGGCCGAATGCCGCCTCGGCGCGGCCAGGGGCGTGCGGGACGCCTGCTTCGTCCCCATCGGCACCGGCATCTCCGCGGCCGTCCTCCGCGACGGACGCCCGGTCCGGGCACACGGCTACGCGGGCGAACTCGGCCATGTCGTCGTGGAACCCGGCGGGGAGCCGTGCTCCTGCGGAGCACGG from the Streptomyces sp. AM 4-1-1 genome contains:
- a CDS encoding ROK family protein is translated as MRDGTHGADCVIALDVGGTGMKGALLDRDLKTLRTVRTTTPRRSGPDAVIAGIGAVLRDLDRSAAARGLTVRGAGVVVPGIVDEETRTAVHSANLGWRDLPLAALLEDASGLTVSLGHDVRAGGAAECRLGAARGVRDACFVPIGTGISAAVLRDGRPVRAHGYAGELGHVVVEPGGEPCSCGARGCLETVASAMAIGAAYSARSGRRVEGAAPVAAMLAQGDPDARFVWDRAVESLATALATVTTLLTPEIVVLGGGLAEAGGLLMYPLRASLARRLTFQRRPELVRAALGDMAGCLGAGLTAWDAVEASSARRPLEGARVATS
- a CDS encoding hemolysin family protein, with the protein product MTEVLLLLVAVLLSLACGAFVAAEFSLTTVERGQLERAVERGERGAAGALKAVRSLTFQLSGAQLGITVTNLVVGMLSEPSVSALIRGPVEATGLSPGVASSLALVIGTALSTVVLMIVGELVPKNWAISSPLAVAKAVATPQRAFTAVFRPFISHLNNTANRIVRRFGLEPAEELATARSPQELVALARHSAKEGALEADTAELFVRTLNLAELTAENVMTPRVQVTALDAQATAEDVANATRATGLSRFPVYRGSLDTVVGVAHIKDVLAVPAEERSRKRVSDMLREPVLVPETLTVDRLLDRLSGKLAMAVVIDEYGGTAGVVTLEDIVEEVVGEVRDEHDPHETPDLAPAGEDADGRHLWSADGAARTDQLRAIGLRVPDGPYETLAGLIATEVGRIPTVGDTIELAEWRIDVVDASGRRAARALLHAPPPGTGTGADDWTEHDR
- a CDS encoding DUF6357 family protein, with the translated sequence MRDIVFTRRSGWIPHVIREDGELKLTLGAGADANHEPRTFTFSIGEAHLAVIREDLARHLLLWSAVLPLCDAAGTRGRFDESAAVALLDPILLSARADVDALFQRIRWDRGRLIAHGADIGLLERGQVCAAMRTATEASNGKRVQEYPADRRRAERGAVPGPLDAAILMYTGQYLHGATVPRRMPDAVDPALLPEVMCVIATAEQACAGIRIGRDPRRGKRATDKRDWDRMAATVDAAVRRAHPELVVDAVRTVSFLMCSEAADRSRSTPMEDEEAAGDRADFGGSARKTALSFTDDRGVGKKWLPDNPRTASAAFWEFVGDRSAADNEVFTIEDEERGEGIQLHFYADSIARVTTAHEGEGGSDARYRVEYSLVDGIGGYRNLVSAFVRGGCAALEQHGSWLSDAAEFERARRRRDAE
- a CDS encoding DeoR/GlpR family DNA-binding transcription regulator, with the protein product MSKHERWNALLELLATEGRLEVDETAATLEVSPATVRRDFDELAEQKMLVRTRGGAIAHGVSYELPLRYKSSRHASEKQRIAVAVAELVGEGDVVGLNGGTTTTEVARALALRAGGGRRNAADAPAPLLTVVTNALNIAGELAVRPQVKIVVTGGVARPQTYELVGPLTAGVLKEVVLDVAVLGIDGLDPQLGVMAHQEDEAGISRLFAERAQRVVVVTDSSKLGKRAFARICGLDDIDVIVTDSAVPSDMAARLTDLGIKVIAV
- a CDS encoding aminotransferase class V-fold PLP-dependent enzyme; translated protein: MRTTRVPTPPLPLELADGRPAAAAWSLDPAITHLNHGSFGAVPLLAQDEQNRLRRQMDASPVEWFPALPRRVAAARSAIAGFLRVPVDDLALVPNASAGASVVYAGTPARPGGDVVVTDHGYGAVTMGAERLARRWGGRTRTAHVPLDADADTAYACVVGALGEATGLLVIDDITSATARRMPVARITAEARRRGIPTLVDGAHVPGLAEEPLAGLSCDFWVGNLHKFGCAPRGTAALVARTGLRDGLHPLIDSWGAREPFPDRFDTQGTVDVTSYLATPTALGFIEDTWGWEAARGYMRELADYAERIIGAAFSDLTGENCAVRVGMPVSALRLVRIPAPLAATRAEADALRDRVARELGVAAAFTSFGGVGYLRLSTHVYNTAADFEHFAERCVPVLGAWSRDQVRGGRP
- a CDS encoding hemolysin family protein, producing the protein MIAVQLFIGLLTLVVNAFFVGAEFSLISVRRSQIEPAAEAGDRRARGVIWGLEHVSALLAAAQLGITLCTLVLGIVAEPAIAHLLEPVFGTIGVPHGLVHPISFVIALTAATYLHMLLGEMVPKNIALAEPVRTALLLGPPLVALARALRPVIFAINAFANLLLKMLRVETKDEVSATFSDDELARLVRDAGEAGLVDDRAAERLHHALELGRRPVRDVVMPVGRVTYARVGTTPEQLERLSAESGFSRFPVVDAKERILGYLHVKDALDATPRDLPFPVTAMRPIARVRAATPLDDVLTAMRRSRTHLAAVLADDGRLAGLVTMEDVLRELVGRPQAL
- a CDS encoding SIS domain-containing protein, which produces MSTTASSRTAVEIASQPDTWLRARDSLDLFSDVLPRRGERVAVVGCGTSWFMALAYAELRERAGHGETDAFAASEFPHGRRYDRVLAISRSGTTTEVLEVLARVKGTAQTGAITADAETPVMRAADGVAVLDFADEESVVQTRFATTTLALLRAHLEASGALPDGVRPIERAAADARRAIAVDLDAAVSAAEQFTFLGSGWTYGLALEAGLKMREAAGAWTEAYPAMEYRHGPISIAGPGRVTWVFGPVPSGLAAEVARVGGTFVAGSGNRPDDLDPLADLVLAQRLAVRLAEARGCDPDRPRNLTRSVILESRDA
- a CDS encoding SGNH/GDSL hydrolase family protein, whose translation is MDMNASYTSLVTIGDSFTEGMSDLLPDGSYRGWADVLAARLAAREPGFQYANLAVRGKLIGQIVDDQVGVAAAMRADVVTLVGGLNDALRPKCDMGMVRGRLEEAVERLAPSCGTLVLMRSPGRDGSVMERFRPRMEELFSVVDDLAGRYGALVVDLYGAPVLGDPRMWGVDRLHLTDEGHRRVAEAVWQTLGLPPEEDWRAPLPAAVPARWATRRAEDVRFAREHLVPWIGRRLTGRSSGDGRPAKRAELLPYEVPGP